Genomic segment of Coffea arabica cultivar ET-39 chromosome 1e, Coffea Arabica ET-39 HiFi, whole genome shotgun sequence:
TATAATAATTAAACACATAATTAAATATTAATTGCAAGTTCGGGCCAAGGTTCGAAACCCTAATATATTTTGTGAGGCTAGCATAGATCTTATAATATTAGCCCGAATTGCAAACTGCAAAGCTCAACTTCTTGTGACTTGAATTTGTGTTTTGTCAAAGCCCTATGGATACCCCTAATTCTAGGTTTGATAAAAGAGATAATTTTAGTCTATAAATTGATGATCGCACCTCGTTCTATTTCTAACCAAATACAGCGTGAGATGATTTCCTAAAATATTCTATTTAATCTAAAACTAACCAGACATTGAATAACATGATTACTTATCCGAGAATGACTCGATTTAAGATGTGCAATCTTGTCTTATTCTATCCGTAAACCAAACAGACCTTGAAAAGTGCAAGCTTAGGCACTTTTCGAATAGAAGGAAATAACTTAATTTAGGTCATTGAATCAAACACGGACTACTGAATTGATGAATAGGTGGTTAGAGAAGGAATCGATAAAGTGCTAGTAAACTATGTGACATGCCACATGATTCACTGATGCCCAAAAATTCATCACTAAGAACTATTGAAATGGTAGAGAGTAATATGATCTATCATAATACTACTAATTTACAAAAGTCATCGTTTTCTTATATCCGTGGGGTAATCAAGAGACGAGAGCATGCGTGCTCAGGAACTTTACGAGTCCAAGGTTTACCTGACCACAATTCTCCACACCAACTGCCTTCATGAGGGCTGAGACGCGGAGACTTTACCTTCGGCTAGCAATTGGAAAAATACACGGGCTCATATTGACATTTTGTAATGTGACAGCAAGAAAAGAAGACTTGCGTAGTGTCCAGCACATTTTGGGTTAGGTCCATAAGATCTTGATTTCATATACCGTCTTGCTAGTTCATCCCAAAGGGCATCCAACTCCAGAAAACCTTCTCTTGATCCTTGTATTTTGCTGATCGGAAAGCAAATCGTGCAATGATGGAAAGCTTTGACCGTCGTTAAATAAATCAATTCTTATTTGACTTCTATTTTGTTGCGGCGTGACCTTAAAATCCCAGTGGAGTGTTTACAAAGCATTTGCAGGCTGCTTCACAACGCTTCAATAACATCGCTCTAAGtgtcaaattcaaccaaaatttgacTGTCTATAATCATCAACCTGTTCGATTATCTCCTCGACAAAGTATCTAAACCACCCGGCCAGTTGTCAGCCCAATAGACCCTAAAAATCCTTACACACGGCAGCCCTTTGCCATCATGGATCAGCACTCcagcattttcttttcttttttttttatttttttttttggtccaaaGCACTCCACCATTCACTCACGCATTTTTCTACTTCATAATAGTTGTGGTTTGACGAAAATTCTGCCTTAAATAATTTGGAAAATCATCAAGTTTGACAAACACCTCACTATAAAAAGGCCATTCTAATCTTGAAACGAAAAAGGTGGGAGAGGAAGCCAAGTCTGACTAGAAGATGAGAGAATTGAAAATATCCTGTCCGGACCCTGCATCTTCCTGCTAAAGCGAAGCCCACATGGGAGAAGGACCTAGATCCGACTCTAAACCGCGTACCTGCGTGAACGGCTAAACCAGCGTCCAAGGACATGGAAATTTCGCGGCAGGCCACCCAGTCACCAAACTCAAACCGACACTTGCTAcatgtgcatatatatataaatatatatacatacatatctcTTTACCTCATTTTACTAAAaaacgacaaaaaaaaaaaatggatatcTTGCTGAGGAGACTAATTAAACAAATGAAAGAAAGTGGTTGGTTTATTCTTACTTTCCCTCACGTTTTTAGTTTTGAAATTAACAGCTGAGTCTCCAAATCAAGTAGTACTATAATATATGCTGCTACTATCGTCTTCTTACTTAAATCTtccttttcttggcttgaatTGTGCGTAGGATTTTAGACTCCTACATTTCTTTGGTCTAAGAATGTCATGGTGGATTTAGATTATTATATGCCTACGAGATAGAAGTTTGTTTTTCAAGAAGGCCGGTGATAAATGTCAGGGGAAATGCTAATCGCACTCCattttttgttaattatatCCTCAcaaatttgttttatcatataatctaataaaatgaaaaccataTGATAAAAATAATGATAGTAACGGTGCGATTAacgagaaaaaaataaatatgttTGGATAgcgtattatttgaaataattactgtagtatttTTTGTTATGTgctgtatgtgagataaaacgatgattaataatataaaaaaggaagttgaaaaatgtatttatgataaaagtaaaatattatttaaaataatgagATATCCAAACACTATAGTTGGATTGTCaattatttcactttatttacaCTCACTGATTTCTTgcatcatcaacacattttccaatcacctttttatttcacacacatcatatcaaaaaagtgctacagtgcttttttcacaaaattatctcaaatatttTAGAATCCAAACAACATTTCCTTTCGAAAGATGAATGGACTTCATAGTAGCATGCACTGAGTAAATACACCTCCTCTTCATCAACCGTGAATCCAGTCAATACAAACTTTATTCCCCATTTGTTTGGCTAATTGATCCGAATATTGGTGTAAAAAAAATCAGTCAGACACTTGTGGGTCTGACAGGTTCTAGGTATAAATCCAGCCCGGCACCTGacaccaaaaaattttttttttttttttagttgacacaccaaaaaatttttttagttgACAAAAACTGCAAAAGCTGGCTGCCGGGCACTCTCTGCCCCGCAGCCAGTCAAATTGTTTAAAAGTGAACTTTCCACCGTAGAAATGTAACCAATGTTTAATTCTTATATTTACTTAATTCCGTCGATGGAAGAATATTGTCAGAAATGCATTCTTCTGTGGCTAATTGATTAGAATAtaggtgtaaaaaaaaaaaaatcagacagGTTTAAAAACAACAGATAtgttcctttttttaaaaaaagatatCAGCCTGGCACTTGACAGATTCCCTATTTTTAAAAAAGATATCAGGtgcctttttaaaaaaaaaaaaagatgtcaggTGCCGGACTGGGTCAGCCCCGCACCTTAATTAAATACATTTAATCAAATctctttaaattaattaattcaattaattaaactaattaatccactaaaataattaaaataattgtATACTAAAAAACGTAAACTAATTATCAACTATCTTAACAAATAAAGTGAATCGCattaaactaatatcactaGTTTCAAAATTAAGCTATGCGAATTACATTaattttatgtatttattttattagcaTGGATATTATTTCAAATACTTAAATTGCCCCGACTAAATGGCTATCTTaatcaaaactcaattgcaCAAATTCGTTCAATTAATCCATTCAATTAATTAACCTCGCCAAATACATCTAAATTCATTTAATCAGACCTCTTAAAATtaattcattcaattaattaaactaattaatccactaaactaattaaaataattgTATACTACATAACGTAAACTAATTATCAACTATCttaacaaaaaatgaattgcATTAAACTAATTCACTAGTTTCGAAATTAAGCTATGCtaattacattaattttatatatttattttattagcataggtattatttcaaatatttaaattaCCCGGACTAAATGGCTAACAGTTATCGtacgtaaatttttttttggttcagcTTTTTTGCTTCACAGGAGCTGCCTTCTTTTCACTTAAACTTAACAAATTGCTGACATTCTTTTcacttaacacttaacacgAGCTTTCTTTCCTCcgcaattcttttttttttctaaacaaTTTCACTGGCAGCCAGCTTTTTTTTTCAGCCtgccgaatttttttttaaaacaatttgACTGGCTGACACAGCCCAGCTTTTGCAGTTTTTATACCTAGAACCTGTCAGACCCACAAGTGTCTGACTTATTTTTTTTACACCAATATTCGGATCAATTAGCCCATTTGTTTGAGCCTATTCTCCATTTATTTGCAATAACAAGTTATATAAACgagatttaagaaataaaactcaagtcaaattttattttattttatatacaaaTTTTTCTATAATGGGTGgtcaaaaacataaaataaaacatgaaaacaaGGGTAAAAagtgcaaaatttttttaaaaatatgtttCCTAGATTATTATGTATCCTTTTCCATAAAAAAAGGTAATTGTTTTATTAGAACTATATTGCAAAATCCCATTTTATCTTGTGTCAAAAGgcaaaaagtgaaaaaaggaaaaaaaaaaacttttcaaaattaacTACACACATATCAAACCATGATAATAATCCATGGTTGAGCATAGATGATACCCACAAGCACATATGACACCTGTATTAGACACCATCGCCACATATGAGCGAATTGACAACTCAGCCCTCCATCACCCCCGCCCTCATTTCCACTCTTATTCCCCTCACACCCTCACTCGAATAAATACACCTTcgctctcttttctctctaccTTCAGAAATATTTCTTACTCGTTCGAGAAAGGCCAGATAGAAACGCCccggaaaaaatatatatatattttttaaaagcagaaaaaaaatgagCAAAGTAACCGCCTCTTCCTATCTATCTAAATCTTTCTTATTAGCCTTCTCTTTATGTGTGTATATTCGAAAAATCCGTTATTTCTTTTCTGAAATATGAATGTGATCTGTGGTTTCTGAATTTTCGTAGAAAAGTTTTCGCAATGGGAAATTTTAAAGTGTTTTGTGGCTGTGATTGTCTGcagaagaagaacaagaaggTTAGCGATGAGGGCCAGAAGAAGAAGGAGGACGACATAGAAGAAAACCAGCAACAAAAAGGTGGAGAAGATGGAGGAGCCGCCAAGAAGGACAACAACACCGGTAATGGCGGAAACGCTGTCGTTCTCAAGATCGATTTGCATTGCGACGGCTGCGTCACCAAAATCGTCAAGTGTATCCGAGGTTTCGAAggtattttgcatttatttatgaaataaattatCATCCGTAACTGCACATATTTTCGTATATTCTCTACTGAGATTCTGGTCTGccttttttcacttttatattttatttttgccgctattttttggagaattttgcagttttaattttttatgttttcatgTTAGTCTGTTTCTAAAACTGCTCTTGTTCTTCAGGATAaagtttccaagaaaattatcCTTGAGGTTTCCTAAATCCTATGCTGCTCTGTTCACTGCTGTTTTTCATCTGAATATTACTCGTTTGAAGAAATTCCCAAATTTGTCATTTTAAGTAATTTTTGCTTCCGGTTTTGACTAGGTGTGGAGGCTGTGAAAGTCGACAGCGGCTCAGGCAAGATAACGGTGACCGGAAAAGTTGATCCTTTGAAGCTTCGAGAGAAGTTAGAGGAGAAAACGCACAAAAAGGTCGAACTACTCTCGCCGGTGCCGAAAAAGGACAAAGCCAAAAACGACGACGCTGGGGacggaaaagaggaaaagaagaaagactCCAAGGAGAAAAAGCCCAAGGATAatagcaaaaacaaaaaagacgAGAAAAACTCCAAAGAGGTACGCTGCTATGTAATGCTGTGCACATATTTTCGTCCTTTTTTTCTTACTTTCTTTTTCTGCTACAAATTCTGAGTTCTTTGTCGTCGTCGTTTGCACATACTGCGCATGTTAGCATCTTtactttacctttttttttttttgggttaccCCCAGATGAAAAAGAATACTATAATTTTCTAATTACTCTCTTTTTTAACGTACTTGGTCAAAATTTACATTCTACTGTTAAACTTCGGTGAATTTACCTTTTTCCGAGATCAGCGGTGGAAGCATGTGCTGGCAACACGTTACCAGCACTTTAGCAGTTGCTCATGAGCAACCGCATTTGTTGCAGTTGGCTCCGATATTTCACATCACTTCTtcagtttgaaaatttttttcatgTTTCAGTACCCAGTGTTAGCTGATTACTGTAATCATTCATTTTCGTGCCTACCACGTTTATTGTGGCCACGTGTCGTCGAATTTGTTGAATTTCTTTTGTTAACACAGCTATTTGTTGTTTATTGGGAAAAACCCATTGATTAATTTTATAATGTATGACTGTTTTTGCAGCTTCCGGTGACAACAGCTGTGCTGAAGGTGCCACTGCACTGTCAAGGATGCATCGAGAGAATTCACAAAATTGTCAGCAAAACCAAAGGTGAAATGCTGTTTTAATGTTAGGTTTGACTGCTAATTTTTCTGTAGTATCTTGTGTGTAATGACTAATGGATGGGTGAATGACAATGATTACAGGTTATCAGGAGATGAAAGTGGATAAGCAGAAGGATTTGGTGACTGTCAAGGGTGCAATGGACATGAAGGACGTGGTGGAAAACTTGAAGAAGCATCTGAAAAGGGATGTGGAGATTGTTCCTGCTAAGAAGGAAGACAAGAAAGAGAaaggcggcggcggcggcggtgAAGGTAAACCTGCTGGTGGggaaggtggtggtggtgaacAAATGGAAGGGAGTAaaaagcagcagcagcagcagataCCAAATGGTCCATTGGGGTATGATTATCCAAGTTCTAGCCCTTTTGTATACGGGGGGCCTGCCTATATGGGCGATCCTTATCAATTTCAGTATCATGCCCCTCAGCTGTTTAGTGATGAGAATCCAAATGCTTGTAGTGTTATGTGACTTTGTGTCTAATTAAAGGAAGGATGGATCACACGGATATTTTGGGCATTTAGGGGAAGGCATTAAATGTAAATAACATAGAGGGAAGAAATCTATTATGATGGGGTTTTGAATGGATGTAAGATTGTGGCGAattagaatatatatatatatgatgattggaggAGAATGGTAGGTTGGGACTTGAGCCAGGTGCTCCATTAGATTACTTTGGTTAAGAATGAGGTTTAGGGTGGTTTGTTTTTGTTAATCATGATTATGACTGTAATCTACTACAGTCTATTGTATGATGCAAGTTAATGCTACagtactattcttttttttttgcagagtAGCTGGATCTACTAACCTTTTGTTCTTATTTGCTTAGGCTTCCAAAGAAAAGTTTTAGACCAgtcatcctttttctttttctgtcaCGGCCATTATTATTAAGCTTGTTGGTTCCTCCAGTTTTGGCAAAAGGCAGTTGTCAGATTGGAGTGGTTTGTTGAGCTATGAAGGGGTATTTGTGCGGGTGGAGACTAAATCTTTAGTGCCTCCACTGAGCAAAACCCGAATGATTTGCAGACGAAAAGGAAAGTAGTGTTGTGTACAACAATGCGGAACTCAAATGAAAATCTTGGCGAAtaacttttttatttctttgtacGTGAAAAGGCATCCCTTTTGGCCTTTTTACTGGGGCAATGGAGGCCTTCAGTTCATCGGGTACCGGTAGACCGTTCAGGTTTCCTCCCTAAAACGCGCACCTATAGTTTGGGGAAATAACGGCCTTAGCAATAAACGCACGTCATTTGCATGATGTGGTGTTAAAAGACGGAAAAATGGATGGGGGGTATCTGGCGCAAGAATTAACGGTTGGTTGTGGATTGCTATTTACTAGTGAAAATTTGTCTGCGCATGATGATGCATTGCGTTCTATTTGCCTCGGATCCTTCTGTGTCATTTCCCAGTCAACAATACCCCATCATCAAATCAAATTGGCCTTGTTTGGACAGTCTTTTTTTGTCGAAAAATtgtgtcatttttttttatcatatttctctattatatttttttctcacatatatcaaatcgttataataatttttttataaaaaattcaagagaatgcaatccaaacaaggccaaaGATATAAGAAATTGGAAATTTGAGGACTATGGTTGATGTTACTAGATTTACACGCGTAACCATTCTTTCACATATTATTGTCACAAAGTCATATTCTGGAAAGTGCTTTTGCGTAAACGATTTCCTTCGAGCCGCGCGTTGCTTTCTTTTGTCAAACATCAATGATTCAGACTTGACGGTTAGAAAATATGCACAAATTTATTAAACAAGTACATTATTTGCAAATTTGGATACTttagtattatttaaaataattattataatattttttgtaatgtaaaataaaaaaggtaagttaaaaaatatattaatgatgcaaatgaaatattatttgaaaaaatttactatttaaaattcattcATCCGAATGAAAAATACATTGAAGTTTAATTTTatttgtattaatttttttagataCATATTATTCATTGATTTTAAATCTGTATATAGTTGTGTCATGTTTGATTTGATGTATTTCTATCATTAATATAAATTTGTTGAATGAAATCatcttttttattaaaaaatatactgCTTCAATTCCATCTCCAAGTTTCATTTCTAGAGATTGAAAGTGCGTTTGATaggacattttttttaaaacctgTATCGTGACTTTTGGTTCATTCGGAGCCAAAAGCAAAAAGGGTCCATCGAATAAAAATTTGATATGATCGACAATACCTGAGAATTGTACACCGTAGTCCATATACACGCTCGAAATTGATCATTCAGGGCAGGAAAATTTGTTTTGGCTTTGCGTGGAAACAAAATATGTAAAGCTAAGCGTAAGCTATTAGTAGTATTATCACTTTCACTCGGGAGGCAGTGGTGGCTCTGTTTGTCATAAGGGTGGCAATTCCTGATACGATCTGAAAACACgaatctaacacgaaattaatgagtttgggttgaggtttcggagattcgggtcagaatcgggtcgaaTCTGATgaatccgaaaagaaaacaggtcgatttcgggtcaacccgtggtgacccgatatgacccgtttacaaattaaaaataatttaataaacataaaaattattttatctaactaaactaaatcattcttttttttcaaaggtattaattacttaatcctaaatgaatttatttaacttgtgtgaagttggaattattatatttggacaaataatatattatattattttttaccttTATgctgttttaatatattttatatttggtttgagataaaacacttttacggtgtttaatttattttagatttggtttgaaattatttatttaaatttttattacttgatgatgtaattaattttgtgagaaattgatgttattagaaattacagtgataaattaataaattaaaattaagtttcgtgTCATTTCGGGtggacccgccaacccgaaattttcgggttcgcgTCAAGTATCCTGACCCGTTTCGAGTTGACGGGTCAGGTTCGGGTCAGCGAATTTTTTGTTATACTTGAACttcaacccgacccgccaacccgaattCGACCCGATTGCCACCCTTAGTTTGGCAGCGTCCACCCACGTTTCGCGGGAGCCGGTATCGGTCGGATTGCAGGAGTTCACTTATTGTTCTTATGAATATCATATTATAATAAACAAGAAATgattttgtaattaattttcaATCCAAGCTGGCTttgtgacctttttttttttttttttgcataatcTCTCCCCGTAATATTTTCCCTATTCTATGGGTTAACACATGGAGGCTTGCTGATTATTTCATAGGTGCTAGAGTTAAAATCAACTTGTTTTGATAGAGCATTATttgcaaaacaaaaaaacaaattatgGTTATATCATAATCACGTTtctcaattattttttaatttatatacaCCACCTTACAAAAGATGTTATAgtattattataaaaaaaaaaagtctttcaGATAGTCTTTTATCTAGGCACATTCATTAATGTTTTTGGTGCCGATTGGTTAATATTTGCTTACATGGTGGGTTCATGGTGATGTCTACATTAATTCTAAGGGTGTAACTTATAACCTAACCCAATATTTTGGATGGATGACGATGATGCCGTTAGAGCAAAAGAATAGGATTTTCAGCAAATTTACACGTCATAAGACAACTTTGCCCTTCCTTACATTAATAATCATTACTTCAACTAAATCTCCTAGACCCCTTGACAAACCTTTTTTTGCCTTTTCCTGTTCCcaacaaaaaatttttggttCTTGATTATCATCATGATCGCCGCAACAATAAAACCGCCATCTATCACTGCCATAACCATTAACCTCCGACCCAactttatttcaaaaattcaacaaaagCTTAGATTCTTTTTTCCCTAATAATATACAAATTCCCtaattgaattgaaattgaCAAATTACCCCTTTTAACTCTTATTTTCCAACCAAATCATATACAAAGTTCAACAAATAAAAGGGTGATCATTAAATacatgggaaaaaaaaacaaagtcttATGGAATCCACTTGTTTGTTCTTTCTTCACGATCATTGATTTCAATTccagaaaatgagaaaagaaaaagaagtgatatgCATAATTGGAAGATATTGCTAGTCGCCAATAGGCGTGAGAAGAAGAAACAATTCACGAGATTCTTCTGGGTTTTGATTTGGTGCTTGAGTTACTATTTGGGGTGTTAATGATTTAATTGTTTGGgagcaagaagaagaaagatgatAAGCATTGTGGGGTAGAGAATAGATAAGGtatgattaattgattgataGAAAATAGACAAGGGATGATTAATTGATTGCCCTCCAGTGATAGCTCAGCTGGTTCGAGTTTTTACAACCAGGTCTTAGGTTCGACACTTATTTACTATCGTTGTTTGGCATCTTTAGGGCGAGCTCTATCCAGTCCGAGGGATTAGTCTGAATGATTCCGGATACTCTTTTGGactgtaaaaaaaaatgattaattgATTGGTGGAACCATGAGGAACAATTAAAATTTGGGAGAGTTTCATTTGAAAcctcaaattttgaaatttaattgcaaaacCTAAGTAAGAACAAAGGTGCCTCGTGAACAGAAATTTGCTCTAAATCCTATTTTTTGCTCTGACAATATCCTGCTGGCCATTTTGGATTCCTGTTTCCTACATCTTGAAATGAACAGAACTGGGCTACTATGTCGTCCGAAGTTCACAGAATCTCTATGTTACAGGTATGTTAACAAAGTGGAAATGAGTAATCTAATTGTTGACTTCCAAAAATGATTAGGATTTGGTTCAACTTCACCAAAAGGGGGAATGAATCCGGCACTTGAACGTGGAACGGAATCAAGTCCGGAGTTGATACGAGGCGACGGAGACAATTTCTGAGGAGACGGCAAATTGGAAAGTGGCGGAGGAAACAGGCATGGGTCCCACCTATTCATGGTGACACTTATGTGATGACGACGTTGACCCTGGCCCCCTTTAACAAATACGTACTACTACTATTATTCAAACTAGGAGGTATAAAACGCGCGATGCGCGTAGGTAATTAAAGACAATATGCCCTGCCAAATATGCTAAATATGCGTGGGTAATAGTGCTTTGTGTTCCCAAtcgaatttttaaaaaatgttgaaattataagtttgattACACTAATCGTTAGAAGATGAACATGGAGTGTGCAAAGCATACATTATTTAAGAGACTGGAATAATCTGTCAAATATGTAGATTAAGGGAGCAATTAAATTTCGGTGCATTGTTCTTTTATCCAGCATGgtatgcaaatttttttttttttgtatctaAATTTAGAGTTAAAAGAGAAAATCAATTTACTTGATATTCAAAT
This window contains:
- the LOC113707245 gene encoding heavy metal-associated isoprenylated plant protein 3, whose amino-acid sequence is MSKKKNKKVSDEGQKKKEDDIEENQQQKGGEDGGAAKKDNNTGNGGNAVVLKIDLHCDGCVTKIVKCIRGFEGVEAVKVDSGSGKITVTGKVDPLKLREKLEEKTHKKVELLSPVPKKDKAKNDDAGDGKEEKKKDSKEKKPKDNSKNKKDEKNSKELPVTTAVLKVPLHCQGCIERIHKIVSKTKGYQEMKVDKQKDLVTVKGAMDMKDVVENLKKHLKRDVEIVPAKKEDKKEKGGGGGGEGKPAGGEGGGGEQMEGSKKQQQQQIPNGPLGYDYPSSSPFVYGGPAYMGDPYQFQYHAPQLFSDENPNACSVM